The Sandaracinaceae bacterium genomic interval CGAGGGTATCCGACGGCAAGTGAAACCAGAAGGTGCAACCGGCTCGACCCTTGTTGTTGTGAGCTCCGATCACGCCGCCGTGCCGCTCTACGATGCGCCGCGCGATGAAGAGCCCGAGCCCCGACGAGCTCTCCCCGCCTGTGGGCCGGGCGCGGAGGCGGCGGTACTTCTGAAAGAGGAGCTCCTCCTCGTCGACGCCGATCCCGCGCCCCGTATCGATGACTTCGACCCGGACAGCGCATGCAACGCCGCGAGTCTTGACGGTCACTTCATCACCACTGCGACCGAACTTGATCGCGTTCCCGATCAAGTTCTCGAGGACCTGACCGATGCGCGACGCGTCGAGGCCCACCGTCTCGATCGACGGATCGAGAGCTGTGCCGAGGGTGATGGACTTCTTCTCGGCGAGCGGTCTCTGGTTCGCTACGACTCGAGCCACGAGCTCGTTGAGCTGGGTGGGGGCCGCGCAGACCGGAAGGTCGCCATGCTGTAGTGCGTCCAGGTCGAGAAAGTCATCGATGATCCGCTGCATGTCGCCGCAGCCGCGGTGCAGCTTGCCGAGGACACGCATGTCGTATTCCCCAAGCGGCCCCTCGAGGGCCGACTCCCGCAAGTGCTGTATCCCCATCGATAGAACCGACAGGGGGTTCTTCAGGTCATGGCTCGCGATGCGCAGGAACTCGTCCTTGAGCTGAGAGAGGTAGCGGAGCTTCAGGTGGGCCGCGGTCCTCGCGATCAGCACGGGGAAGTCGATCGGCTTCGCGACGTGG includes:
- a CDS encoding response regulator, which gives rise to MLDGASLLVVDDNENNRDLLQRRLERFGARVRCASDGERALEMARPERFQLVLLDVMMPGVSGLEVLAQLRQRYSAADLPIIMVTARGESSDVCRSLELGANDHVAKPIDFPVLIARTAAHLKLRYLSQLKDEFLRIASHDLKNPLSVLSMGIQHLRESALEGPLGEYDMRVLGKLHRGCGDMQRIIDDFLDLDALQHGDLPVCAAPTQLNELVARVVANQRPLAEKKSITLGTALDPSIETVGLDASRIGQVLENLIGNAIKFGRSGDEVTVKTRGVACAVRVEVIDTGRGIGVDEEELLFQKYRRLRARPTGGESSSGLGLFIARRIVERHGGVIGAHNNKGRAGCTFWFHLPSDTLAETLGEAG